In Deinococcus malanensis, the genomic window GGCGAGCCGGCGTTCTTCCTGCTGGGCACGGGTGAGCTTTGAGGGCTTCCAACCAGACATACCCGCTCAGTATAACAATGATAATTTACGCCGAGATCAATAAGCCAGGAGGCCGCCAAGGGAGCGTGAAGCCCCCTTAAGCTCGCCTGAAGGCGCGGCAGAGTCAGGACGTGCCACCTTCGGAGCATGACCGACGACACGCGCGACACCGTCCTCCCTGACCCAGCAATGGTGAGCGAGGACAGCCCAGTCTACCAGCCTCCCGCCGGTGCCGAGGAAACCGACCTCGCCGATGCCGCCGTGGACGGCACAAGCGCCTCGCATTACGGGGCCAACGACCCGGCCCTCTACAAGAACAGCGACAGAACGAACCAGGACTGACCACGTCTGCGCTACCCTGGGTGGCATGACACAACCCGAGACGTGGGTGTCGTTGCGGCGTCACTGGCAGGAACTAGCGGACCTGGGTGGCATTAGCTCCCTGCTGCGCTGGGACCAGAGCACCTACCTGCCCCGTGCCGCCGCCGCGGGCCGGGCGCGGCAGGCGGCGCTGCTGTCGGGGATTCGCCACACGCGCGCCACCGATGCAGCGTACGGCCGTCTGCTTGACGAGGCCACGGCGTTGAGCGACCTGAGCTCCACGCAGACGCGCATGCTGGCCGTGGCCCAGCGCAATTTTGACCGGGCCACGCGCCTGCCCGCCGCCTTCGTGCAGAACTTCTCGCAGCACGCAGGCGAAACGTATTCCGCCTGGGTGCAGGCGCGACCTGAGAACGACTTTGCCCGCCTGGCTCCGCTGCTGGACAAGACGCTGGACCTCAGCCGGCAGGAGGCCGCGTATTTCCCCGAATTTGCCACGCCGATGGATTACTTCATAGATTCGGCTGATGAAGGCATGACCGCCGCGCAGGCGAACGCCGTGTTCACAGCGCTACGGGAGGCCCTGGTGCCGATGGTGGAGTCGGCGGCGGCGGCCGAGGTCCGTACGGATTTCCTGTCGCGGCACTACCCCGTGCAGACCCAGCTGGCCCTGGGCGAGGCAATTGCCCGCGATTACGGCTACGACGCGTCGGCCGGCCGCCAGGACCTGACCGCCCACCCCTTCATGACCCGCCTGGGCGCCCACGACGTGCGGATCACGACCCGCGTACGCGAGGACGACCCCACCGACGCCCTCTATTCCACCCTCCATGAAGCCGGGCACGCCATGTACGAGCAGGGCGTGGCCGAGGACCTGCTGGATACGCCTCTGGGCGGCGGCGTGAGCGCCGGGGTTCACGAAAGCCAGTCGCGGCTGTGGGAAAACCTCGTGGGGCGTTCGCGCGCCTTCTGGGCGGGGCAGTTTGGACGCCTGCGCGACGCCTTTCCCGAACAACTGCGTGACGTGACCGAGGACGAGATGTTCCGTGCAGTGAACGTGGTGCGCCGAAGCTTGATTCGCACGGACGCCGATGAGCTGACCTACAACCTGCATGTGATCACCCGCTACGAGCTGGAGCGCGACCTGCTGAGTGGACAGCTGGCTGTGCGCGACCTGAGTGACGCGTGGCACGCGGCTTACCAAACGAATCTGGGCGTGCGTGCCCCCAGCGACGTAGACGGCGTGCTGCAGGACGTTCACTGGTACGGCGGGCGGATTGGCGGGGCCTTCCAGGGCTACACGATTGGCAACGTGCTGAGCGCGCAGTTTTACGCGGCGGCGCAGGCCGCGCAACCGGGGA contains:
- a CDS encoding carboxypeptidase M32 encodes the protein MTQPETWVSLRRHWQELADLGGISSLLRWDQSTYLPRAAAAGRARQAALLSGIRHTRATDAAYGRLLDEATALSDLSSTQTRMLAVAQRNFDRATRLPAAFVQNFSQHAGETYSAWVQARPENDFARLAPLLDKTLDLSRQEAAYFPEFATPMDYFIDSADEGMTAAQANAVFTALREALVPMVESAAAAEVRTDFLSRHYPVQTQLALGEAIARDYGYDASAGRQDLTAHPFMTRLGAHDVRITTRVREDDPTDALYSTLHEAGHAMYEQGVAEDLLDTPLGGGVSAGVHESQSRLWENLVGRSRAFWAGQFGRLRDAFPEQLRDVTEDEMFRAVNVVRRSLIRTDADELTYNLHVITRYELERDLLSGQLAVRDLSDAWHAAYQTNLGVRAPSDVDGVLQDVHWYGGRIGGAFQGYTIGNVLSAQFYAAAQAAQPGMEDDIARGDFSRLHGWLREHVYAPGRLYTPGELVERVTGQAMMVEPYLAYLRGKYSERGTL